In Arthrobacter sp. StoSoilB5, one genomic interval encodes:
- a CDS encoding acyl-CoA thioesterase → MSETATNSVTLRFLAAPTDVGHSGSVDAGTVLEWVDKAAYAAAVGWAKSYCVTAYVGNIHFTDPVNSGDMVEVTSTIVYTGRSSMHIHTVVSSRDPKGGPETMHSQCMVIFVAVGPDGKPIPVPQFEPSTPEEIEQRDHALARIEVREQIVNAMNAQEYTDAGTAERVVLRFMASPTDVNWGGKVHGGIVMKWIDEAAYVCASRYCGKDTVAVFSGGVRFYRPLLIGHVVEVEARLVYTGAKGMHIAVHVRSGDPKTREMNLTTYCLTVMVARDETGTAVPIPEWVPVSDEDKKLHAHARELLEIRGRAPGNRLPDHLLKAAGN, encoded by the coding sequence ATGAGCGAGACTGCCACCAATTCTGTGACCCTCCGCTTCCTGGCGGCCCCTACCGACGTCGGACACAGTGGTTCGGTCGATGCCGGCACAGTCCTCGAGTGGGTGGACAAGGCTGCTTATGCGGCGGCTGTGGGCTGGGCGAAGTCGTATTGCGTCACGGCGTACGTGGGCAATATCCACTTCACGGATCCGGTGAACAGCGGCGACATGGTGGAGGTAACGTCCACCATCGTTTACACCGGCCGCTCCTCCATGCACATCCACACGGTGGTCAGCTCCCGCGATCCCAAGGGGGGACCGGAGACGATGCACAGCCAGTGCATGGTGATTTTCGTGGCCGTCGGGCCTGACGGAAAGCCGATTCCTGTGCCACAGTTCGAGCCCTCCACTCCGGAGGAGATCGAACAACGTGATCACGCACTTGCGCGCATTGAAGTCCGTGAACAGATCGTCAATGCGATGAACGCCCAGGAATATACCGACGCCGGTACGGCCGAGCGCGTCGTCCTGCGGTTCATGGCGTCCCCCACTGACGTGAACTGGGGCGGAAAGGTCCACGGCGGCATCGTCATGAAATGGATCGACGAGGCGGCATACGTGTGTGCGTCGCGCTACTGCGGCAAGGACACCGTGGCAGTGTTCTCGGGCGGCGTTCGCTTCTACCGGCCACTGCTAATCGGACACGTCGTGGAAGTAGAGGCGCGCCTCGTTTACACCGGTGCAAAGGGCATGCACATTGCCGTCCACGTCCGCTCCGGTGATCCCAAAACCCGCGAGATGAACCTGACCACGTACTGCCTCACCGTCATGGTGGCCCGGGATGAAACGGGAACGGCGGTACCCATTCCCGAGTGGGTTCCCGTGTCCGACGAGGATAAGAAGCTGCACGCTCACGCGCGCGAGCTCCTGGAAATCCGCGGCCGGGCGCCGGGAAACCGGCTGCCTGATCATCTGCTGAAGGCGGCGGGCAACTAG
- the aztD gene encoding zinc metallochaperone AztD: MPHHSTHISPAPTTPRRRFPAKPLAAVGLSALLLTACGTPGGPAGAAEPSASSSEKSSPKEAGAPTPRLVYTHDAGIGVLDVTTLKAVGGAELSGFNRLNPAGDGRLVLVSTGDSFRLFDAGAWTEPHGDHSHHYVAEPKLTELAFEADKAGHVVRHAGRTVLFSDGSGKVESFKSSSLDASIEDGALPATDVYTTPEAHHGVAVELEDGKLLVTLGNEESRSGIAVLSAGKGQERKEILRNEDCPGVHGEAVAAGEAVVVGCENGMLIYKDGVITKVASPDAYGRMGNQAGSEKSPVILGDYKVDEAVELERPTRISLVNTETATLQLVDIGTSYSFRSLGRGPEGEALVLGTDGSLRVIDPVSGSVTSTIPVVAAWEESTTWQDPRPTLFVQGSTAFVTEPATRTIHAVDLKTGKVKKSAQLEHVPNELTGVEG, translated from the coding sequence ATGCCTCATCATTCCACCCATATTTCCCCCGCCCCAACCACCCCGAGACGTCGGTTCCCCGCAAAGCCGCTTGCCGCCGTCGGGCTTTCCGCCCTTCTGTTGACCGCTTGCGGAACTCCTGGTGGTCCAGCCGGTGCCGCCGAGCCGTCCGCTTCAAGCAGCGAAAAGTCCAGTCCGAAGGAGGCTGGCGCGCCGACTCCGCGGCTCGTGTACACGCACGACGCCGGCATTGGAGTTCTGGATGTAACAACCCTCAAGGCCGTTGGCGGCGCGGAATTGTCCGGGTTCAATCGACTGAATCCGGCTGGCGACGGGCGCCTCGTGCTGGTGTCCACGGGAGACTCGTTCCGCCTGTTCGACGCAGGTGCCTGGACTGAGCCGCACGGCGACCACAGCCATCACTACGTCGCCGAACCCAAGCTGACCGAGCTGGCGTTTGAAGCGGACAAGGCTGGGCATGTGGTTCGTCACGCAGGCAGGACCGTCCTGTTCTCTGACGGATCGGGCAAGGTTGAGAGCTTCAAGTCATCCTCGTTGGACGCCTCGATCGAGGATGGTGCCCTGCCCGCAACCGACGTCTATACGACGCCGGAAGCGCACCACGGTGTCGCCGTCGAACTCGAAGACGGCAAGCTGTTGGTGACCCTCGGCAACGAGGAAAGTCGTTCCGGAATTGCAGTGCTCTCAGCTGGTAAGGGGCAGGAGCGCAAGGAAATCCTCCGCAACGAGGACTGCCCCGGCGTCCATGGCGAGGCCGTTGCTGCTGGTGAAGCTGTGGTGGTCGGATGCGAGAACGGAATGCTGATCTACAAGGATGGCGTGATTACGAAGGTCGCCAGTCCGGATGCTTACGGACGTATGGGCAACCAGGCGGGTTCCGAGAAGTCGCCGGTGATCCTGGGGGATTACAAGGTGGACGAGGCGGTCGAACTCGAACGGCCAACCCGCATCTCGTTGGTTAACACCGAGACCGCAACCCTTCAGCTTGTGGATATTGGAACCAGCTACTCGTTCCGCTCGCTGGGCCGCGGCCCGGAGGGCGAAGCGCTGGTGCTCGGAACCGATGGTTCCTTGCGTGTTATCGACCCGGTTTCCGGTTCAGTGACCTCGACGATCCCGGTAGTCGCCGCCTGGGAAGAGTCCACCACCTGGCAGGACCCGCGCCCCACGCTGTTTGTCCAAGGCTCGACGGCGTTCGTCACCGAACCTGCGACGCGCACTATTCACGCCGTGGACTTGAAAACCGGCAAAGTGAAGAAGTCCGCGCAGCTTGAGCACGTCCCGAACGAGCTGACCGGCGTCGAAGGCTAG
- a CDS encoding transketolase gives MTLSSVETAPAAPAAERVERISAAAYRIRHHALTMGEVQGQGYVGQALGAADMLAAVYADQLTYRAEDPHWEGRDRFLLSTGHYAIGHYAALAEAGIVPVAELETYGSDDSRLPMSGMSTYTPGMEISGGSLGHGLTIAVGMALGLRLQSSASRVINFLSDGELDEGSTWEAAMGAHHHQLGNLTAMVDINALQADGATDTVLRTEPVTEKWEAFGWYTQRVDGNDVGALLAAFDNIGSQSAATGRPSVILCDTKVGRGVPLLETREKAHFMRIEEHEWQICRDQLTAGYEGTASA, from the coding sequence GTGACTCTCTCATCAGTTGAAACGGCTCCGGCCGCTCCCGCGGCCGAGCGGGTAGAGCGCATCAGTGCCGCCGCCTACCGCATCCGCCACCACGCCCTGACCATGGGCGAGGTCCAAGGCCAGGGTTACGTTGGCCAAGCCCTCGGCGCCGCTGACATGCTGGCTGCCGTCTACGCCGACCAGCTGACGTACCGTGCCGAAGACCCGCACTGGGAGGGACGCGACCGCTTCCTTCTCTCTACGGGCCACTACGCGATCGGCCATTACGCGGCGTTGGCCGAAGCCGGAATCGTGCCTGTAGCTGAGCTCGAAACGTACGGCTCCGACGATTCCCGCCTCCCGATGTCCGGCATGTCCACCTACACCCCGGGCATGGAGATCTCCGGCGGTTCGCTGGGCCACGGCCTGACGATCGCCGTCGGAATGGCTTTGGGCCTGCGTCTCCAAAGCTCCGCGTCCCGCGTGATTAACTTCCTCTCCGATGGTGAGCTGGATGAGGGATCCACGTGGGAGGCCGCCATGGGTGCGCACCACCACCAGCTCGGGAACCTCACTGCAATGGTGGACATCAACGCCCTCCAGGCCGACGGCGCCACGGATACCGTGCTGCGCACCGAACCGGTCACCGAGAAGTGGGAAGCGTTCGGTTGGTACACCCAGCGCGTGGACGGGAACGACGTCGGTGCGCTGCTGGCAGCGTTCGACAACATTGGTTCTCAGTCAGCGGCTACCGGGCGGCCATCCGTGATCCTCTGCGACACCAAAGTTGGACGCGGCGTGCCGCTCTTGGAAACCCGCGAAAAGGCGCACTTCATGCGCATCGAAGAACACGAATGGCAGATCTGCCGCGATCAGCTGACCGCAGGATACGAAGGGACGGCTTCAGCATGA
- a CDS encoding MFS transporter codes for MSNEALTMRGPVHGTKEAKRVAVGSGVGAVIETYDFIGFGTAAALYFGTAFFPGADPVTGTLASFATLGVGFAARPLGGIIGGHLGDKLGRKPVLVASLILMGLATFAIGLLPTYQQVGLLAPALLVIVRVIQGLAFGAEWGGAILMSYEHAPWRKKGQFTGIVQAGFPVGLLLANLVFLSSVGLGSEWAWRVPFLASIVLVAVGLIIRSKVPESPVFEDVKSKGDIVKSPIVDVIKTDWRNIVRGIGLRIAETAGYAVSVTYMISYLHTNKLADKTETLVALCVAAGIGIFATYFWGKLTDKVGRRPVYIWSTAFAVVFGIPMFMLVNTGLFLLIIATIVVAYAVCQNSLAGAQGAWFPELFQAKTRSSGASLSYQISAMVSGFTPFITTLLFVSMGWIGPALLFSFYAAIGLWAALITRETWGKRERTLAEEAASKTPQTVNA; via the coding sequence ATGAGCAATGAAGCTCTGACCATGCGTGGTCCGGTTCATGGAACCAAGGAAGCAAAGCGCGTCGCCGTCGGTTCGGGCGTTGGCGCAGTCATCGAAACCTACGATTTCATCGGTTTCGGCACAGCCGCTGCACTGTACTTCGGTACAGCGTTCTTCCCGGGCGCCGACCCGGTGACTGGCACCCTGGCCTCCTTCGCGACCCTCGGCGTCGGCTTCGCTGCCCGTCCGTTGGGCGGAATCATAGGTGGCCACCTCGGCGACAAGCTCGGCCGCAAGCCGGTCCTGGTGGCTTCGCTCATCCTGATGGGCCTGGCAACCTTCGCTATCGGCCTGCTGCCCACGTACCAGCAGGTGGGCCTCCTGGCTCCCGCGCTCCTGGTGATCGTACGAGTCATCCAAGGCCTGGCCTTCGGTGCCGAGTGGGGCGGCGCCATTCTCATGAGTTACGAGCACGCGCCATGGCGGAAGAAGGGCCAGTTCACGGGAATCGTGCAGGCCGGCTTCCCGGTTGGTCTGTTGCTTGCAAACCTCGTCTTCCTCAGCAGCGTCGGACTCGGCAGTGAATGGGCCTGGCGCGTACCGTTCCTCGCGAGCATCGTGCTGGTTGCCGTGGGCCTCATCATCCGCTCCAAGGTTCCCGAGTCGCCGGTCTTCGAGGACGTCAAATCCAAGGGCGACATCGTGAAGTCTCCCATTGTGGATGTCATCAAGACCGACTGGCGCAACATCGTCCGTGGCATCGGCCTCCGTATTGCTGAAACCGCCGGTTACGCAGTGTCCGTGACCTACATGATTTCCTACCTGCACACCAACAAGCTGGCGGACAAGACTGAAACCCTGGTGGCGCTCTGCGTTGCAGCCGGCATCGGTATCTTCGCCACATACTTCTGGGGAAAGCTCACAGACAAAGTTGGTCGCCGTCCCGTCTACATCTGGTCCACCGCCTTCGCCGTCGTCTTCGGCATCCCGATGTTCATGCTGGTCAACACTGGCTTGTTCCTGCTGATCATCGCGACCATCGTCGTCGCCTATGCCGTGTGCCAGAACTCCCTCGCCGGCGCCCAGGGCGCCTGGTTCCCGGAGTTGTTCCAAGCCAAGACCCGTTCATCCGGAGCTTCGCTGTCCTACCAGATCTCTGCCATGGTCTCCGGCTTCACCCCCTTCATCACCACCCTGCTGTTCGTCAGCATGGGCTGGATCGGACCGGCGCTGCTGTTCAGCTTCTACGCAGCCATCGGCCTGTGGGCAGCGCTGATCACCCGGGAAACCTGGGGCAAGCGTGAGCGTACGCTCGCCGAAGAAGCCGCCAGCAAAACTCCCCAGACGGTAAACGCCTAA
- a CDS encoding transketolase C-terminal domain-containing protein yields MSTVTTAAGSAGSAAKPKLKTSAMIASFADPGQKTTSAPFGHALVKAAEADSRIVGLTADLGKYTDMHIFAKAFPDRYFQMGMAEQLLFGAAAGMAETGLIPFASTYSVFAARRAYDFLCLDIAEPNLNVNIVGGLPGLTTGYGPSHQATEDMAIFRGMPNLTIVDPCDSVDIEQAVPQLAASDGPTYLRLLRGNVPTVLDAYDYKFELGKAKVLRGGNDVVFVSSGLMTMRALQAADALAKHNVDVAVVHTPTIKPFDSATVLAEINTDRLAVTLENHTVVGGLFETVASAVVTAGLGKRVVPIALPDQFLDAGALPTLHERYGLSVDRIVAKVLAELG; encoded by the coding sequence ATGAGCACAGTTACGACGGCGGCGGGTTCGGCAGGTTCGGCGGCCAAGCCGAAGCTGAAAACCTCCGCCATGATCGCGTCCTTTGCGGACCCCGGCCAAAAGACGACTTCGGCGCCGTTTGGGCACGCGCTGGTCAAGGCTGCCGAGGCCGATTCGCGGATTGTTGGACTCACGGCGGACCTTGGCAAGTACACGGACATGCACATTTTCGCCAAGGCCTTCCCGGACCGGTACTTCCAGATGGGTATGGCCGAGCAGCTCCTCTTCGGAGCCGCAGCGGGCATGGCCGAGACGGGACTCATTCCGTTCGCGTCCACCTATTCGGTGTTCGCCGCTCGCCGTGCGTACGACTTCCTGTGCCTGGATATCGCCGAGCCGAACCTCAACGTCAACATTGTTGGCGGGCTTCCCGGCCTGACCACCGGCTACGGACCGAGCCACCAGGCCACCGAGGACATGGCGATCTTCCGCGGCATGCCCAACCTGACCATCGTGGATCCCTGCGACTCCGTGGACATCGAGCAGGCTGTTCCGCAGCTCGCGGCCTCGGATGGACCAACGTACCTGAGACTCCTGCGCGGCAACGTACCCACTGTCCTGGACGCGTACGACTACAAGTTCGAGCTCGGCAAGGCCAAGGTCCTGCGAGGCGGCAACGACGTCGTGTTCGTATCCTCAGGTCTGATGACCATGCGTGCCTTGCAGGCTGCAGATGCACTTGCCAAGCACAACGTGGATGTCGCCGTAGTGCACACGCCAACCATCAAGCCGTTCGACTCCGCAACCGTGCTGGCCGAAATCAACACTGACCGCTTGGCCGTCACGCTGGAAAACCACACGGTTGTTGGCGGTCTGTTCGAAACTGTAGCGTCCGCCGTCGTAACCGCCGGCCTGGGCAAGCGCGTGGTTCCCATCGCGCTTCCGGACCAGTTCCTCGACGCCGGCGCGTTGCCAACGCTGCACGAGCGATACGGCCTGTCAGTGGACCGGATCGTAGCCAAGGTGCTGGCTGAACTGGGCTGA
- a CDS encoding GntR family transcriptional regulator has product MAATASLLGLEKKSLREQALAALRSAITSGELEPGRHLVETELSEMLQISRGTLREALRQLEQEGLVSAGARGRLSVRHLDVKEIRDIFAVRGVLESLAARTLSEMPDKETALAQLRAAVDNMDKAAKSSLEERIESDLEFHRTLCRLSGNETLLHSWESLEGSIRMSIMFAGLERATRNMSVGRHHDIVAAIETGNAAKARETIISHMNGAAENLVG; this is encoded by the coding sequence ATGGCCGCCACCGCATCCCTGCTGGGACTGGAGAAGAAGAGCCTGCGCGAACAGGCACTCGCCGCTCTGCGTAGTGCGATCACCAGCGGTGAGCTGGAGCCTGGGCGGCACCTCGTGGAAACCGAACTGTCTGAAATGCTGCAGATCAGCCGAGGCACACTCCGGGAAGCCCTGCGCCAACTGGAGCAAGAAGGCCTGGTCTCCGCCGGTGCCCGGGGTCGGCTCTCCGTGCGGCACCTCGACGTCAAGGAGATCCGGGACATCTTCGCTGTCCGTGGAGTCCTTGAATCCCTGGCCGCCCGGACCCTTAGCGAGATGCCGGATAAGGAGACCGCGCTCGCGCAGTTGCGTGCCGCCGTCGACAATATGGACAAGGCCGCGAAGTCATCCTTGGAGGAACGGATCGAATCCGACCTCGAATTCCACCGCACCCTCTGCCGCCTCTCCGGGAATGAGACGCTGCTGCACTCGTGGGAATCCCTGGAGGGTTCCATCCGGATGTCCATCATGTTCGCCGGGCTGGAGCGCGCCACCCGGAACATGAGCGTGGGCCGGCATCACGACATTGTTGCTGCGATCGAAACCGGAAATGCCGCCAAGGCCCGCGAGACCATCATCTCGCACATGAATGGTGCGGCGGAGAACTTGGTGGGGTAG